A genome region from Chloroflexota bacterium includes the following:
- a CDS encoding GNAT family N-acetyltransferase encodes MKLEIYQDSKGFEALQAEWNALLQHSTTNVLFMTWEWQRAWWDTFGYAKNLRLFTVRDEKNSLVAICPLFFQRTSIDPTAPLPEISVERPHVIVGSEPRQTMHLIGGTEVSDYLDIIASPEHHHGACAVLLNALAEEEDWQILDLRCLPATSPTVQTISALARDHGWNVQQTREDVCPVVELPRTWEEYLSTRLDKKQRHELRRKMRRAEQEAIVDWYWVTSENFEEGFKLFIQLHKASHPDKDAFMDERMQEFFHAIAHAALEKGWLRLSILRFNRYPVASYLCFDYGGDRLVYNSGFDLSAYADLGPGIVLLGYLIDDAIRQGCRRFDFLQGGERYKYDFGARDTEVLRLFIQR; translated from the coding sequence ACCAAGACAGCAAAGGGTTCGAAGCCTTACAAGCGGAGTGGAATGCTTTGCTGCAGCACAGCACTACGAATGTGCTCTTCATGACCTGGGAATGGCAGCGTGCTTGGTGGGATACTTTTGGGTACGCTAAGAATCTGCGTTTGTTCACAGTTCGTGATGAAAAGAACTCCCTTGTTGCTATCTGCCCTCTCTTTTTCCAACGGACCTCAATTGACCCTACAGCTCCATTGCCGGAGATCAGCGTCGAGCGTCCCCACGTCATAGTGGGAAGCGAACCAAGGCAAACCATGCACCTGATTGGTGGTACAGAAGTCTCGGACTATTTGGATATCATCGCCAGCCCAGAACATCATCATGGTGCTTGTGCGGTATTGCTAAATGCTCTCGCAGAAGAAGAGGATTGGCAAATTCTCGACTTGCGCTGTTTGCCGGCCACTTCGCCTACAGTGCAGACAATCAGCGCATTGGCCAGGGATCATGGTTGGAATGTGCAGCAAACCCGCGAGGATGTCTGTCCTGTGGTAGAATTGCCGCGCACATGGGAAGAGTACCTCAGCACCAGGCTAGATAAAAAACAGCGCCACGAACTGCGCCGCAAGATGCGTCGTGCTGAACAAGAAGCAATTGTGGACTGGTATTGGGTTACCTCTGAAAATTTTGAGGAGGGATTCAAGCTCTTTATCCAATTGCACAAAGCCAGCCATCCGGATAAAGATGCATTCATGGATGAACGCATGCAGGAATTCTTCCACGCTATAGCCCACGCTGCACTGGAGAAAGGCTGGTTACGGCTGAGCATCCTGCGCTTCAACCGATATCCTGTCGCGAGTTACTTGTGTTTCGATTATGGAGGAGACCGGCTTGTTTATAACTCTGGCTTTGATCTAAGCGCTTATGCTGACTTGGGACCAGGGATTGTACTACTAGGCTACTTAATTGACGACGCAATAAGACAGGGCTGTAGGCGATTCGATTTTCTGCAAGGCGGCGAACGCTATAAATATGACTTTGGTGCGAGGGATACCGAGGTGCTGCGGCTGTTCATCCAACGGTAA